From the Nocardiopsis changdeensis genome, the window CCACACCCCCTCGCGCAGCCGACCGACGACACCGACCACGACCTCTTGCAGTGCGTCCAACGGCGGGTCGACCGCGAATCGCAGCGCCTCGATGGCGAGCATGTCGATGCCCTTGGCCAGCCCGAACACGATGTTGTACAGGATCGGCCACGCCTGGAGGCGCTGCTCATCGGTGCAGCTGTCCGTGGGCACGATGACGTGCCACTCCGTACCCGACATGAGGAAGTTCTCGTAGAACCCCTTGACGTCGCCCCGGTCCATGACCGCCTGGTCATTGAGGACCGAGTCCACACCTGTGCCGGTAGTGGAGGGGGTCGGAGCGGGTTTGGCCTCACACCCCCACGCGGCCGCGCTGGAGGGGGTGAGCAGCAGGGAGCCGACCATGGCCACCAGGGCCAGAGCCCAACGCAGGCGGCCGCGGCGGCGGGGGCGGGTGGGGGCGCCGGTCACGCGCGGGTCCTTTCCAGCAAAGCCCCGGGACCGGTACCGGTCCCGGGGCAGGGGTCATGCCAGGGGGGAGGGTCTCACTCGGAACCGCCCTCGCTCGTCTCGGAGTCCTCTTCACGGCTGAACTCCTTGCCGACCAGATACGCCAGGTGCAGCACCGCATCCTGCGTGCGCACGTCCAGCGCGTCCATGTCGATGATCCCGTCCTGGACCAAGTGCGGATCCAACGGGATCTCCACCACCGCATGTGCGCGCGAGGTGAAGTGCGCCCGCATCTGCGCCAGGTCCAGCTGATTCTGGCTTCCCTCACGGACCATGTTGATCACGACGATGGAGTTACGAACCAGGTCTCGATACCCGTTCTTCTCCAACCAGTCCATGGTCTCGGCGGCCTTCTTGGCCCCGTTGACCGAGGTGTTGGACACGATGACCAGGCGCCCGGTGTGGGGCAGGACCCCGTCCTCACCGCGGATCACATCGTGCAGGATGCCCGTTCCGCAGTCCGACAGGATCACCGAGTAACTCGGATCCAGATACTTGATGACCTGCCCGTAGTCGGCCGCGGTGAGCGCCGCGGTGACGCCCGGATCCTCATTGGAGGCGAGCACCTCCAGGCCCGTCGGCGCCTGTGAGGTCAACTCGCGCACGTCGTAGTACCCGCGTACCTCCTCCTTGCGCAGCAGGTCCTGGATCGTCTTGGATGTCTGCGTGCGCAGCTTCCCGGCCAGCGTGCCCTGATCGGTGTTGGCGTCAACTGCGATGACCCGGTCACCTCGCAGCGACGCCAGCATGCTGCCGAGCAGGAACGTTACGGTGGTCTTGCCCACCCCGCCCTTGATGCACAGCACCGCGATCCGCTGCGGCCGCAGCGTGCGCGTGGTCGCCCCCGCACGCATCGCCCGCCGCCACGCCTCCGTCTCGGACTCCACCTGCGGGGCCTGACGGCCAGTGATCCGGTTCCAGACCCGCCGCAGCGGCGACGTGGGCACCGGGGCGGTGTGGGTGATCGCCAGCCGGTCCGTGGTCAGATCCGCGGAGGTCTCCGCGCGCGGCGGCTCTGCCGGTGCCGGCGCCTCACCCCGGACGAACGCCAGAGAATTCGGGTCCCCTGGCACGGTCTCCGGCTGAGGCGCTGCGGCCTCGGCGGTGCGAGGGGCCAGGAAGGACAGATCCGGGCCGGTACCGGCGCCGGGTACGGAGGACTGTGCGTTGGGTCCGGGCCCCCACGCGGGAGTGTCCGCGTGCGGTACCGCCGCAGGAGCAGGGGGAAGGGCCGCAGCGGAGGCCGCCCAAGGCGAGGGGGCCGCCGAGGCCGACGGGGCAGCGGGAGCCGCCACGGGTGCCGCAGTGTCGCCTGCCCACGGCCGGACCGCAGACGGCGGCGTGGGCGCCTGCGGCCGCTCGGGCGCGGCCGGGCCGAGCCTCACCGTGGCCTCAGAGGTGTCGTCAGCGTCCGCCTCAGCGCGGGCGTCTTCCGGCTCCGGTGCCGGCGGCGCCGGGCGGCGGGGCGGCGCCTGGTCGCCGGTGCGCACCCCCGCCTCGGCGTGGGTGGACAGGGTCAGCGTCGGGTCGCGCCGGTGCAGGTCGGCGGCCGACGGCATGTCGGAATTCGGTCCACGGCTGGTCATGGTTTGGAAGCCCCCTTCGGTGATCGGTGGTGCGGGCGACGGGTGCCGTTACTGCGTGGACACGCCCATGGCGCGGGCGAGCGCCACCGCGATGACCTCGATGACCCCGGGGACGTAGAAGATGATCCCGATGAAGATCGCCAGCACGATGAACTGAGCGAACCGTGTGATCTCCCTCGTGAACAGGAAGAAGATCGCCACGATCGAGACGATCACCAGGAAGAGCGGCCCGAAGAAGCCGCGCAGGAACTCCGCGAGGCCGCCGGTGTCGGGTGCGGTGGCGTCAGCAAGGACGGCGAACGCCAGGGGATCGAGTTCCATGGCAGTGACTCCGTGTGGGGGACGGCAGGGCGGCAGAGGCGACTGTCGGGGGGCGGCCAGTCGGCTCACCGCGCCAGGTCAGGGGTATCGAGGTGTGCAGGATCCGAAGACGATGCACGTGCACCGCTCGTTCCATAGGGTGATCCTACCGAGACCAGGGGTTTTCGGTCCATCATTATCCGCCACCGGATGGTGTCTTTGAGTGACGATATGATCGCGGAGCGACCATCCGGACCGTTGAGCAGTCCCGGTCGCGGTGACGCTACCAGCATCCTCCGACAGAACCGGACATCAGTACCGAAAGGGACTGTGACCGGAATCGGACACCAAGAAAGTCCTGCGGACACGCCAGAATCGGCCCTCACAGTTTTCGGCGTCTGATATTCATAGACACATGAGTACTTCCGGCAAGCGTGGTCGCGGTCGCCCCGCCAAGGGCGACCGTCACAAGCGCACCATCCGGTTTCCTCGCATCGTGGACGACGCACTCCAGGCCGCCGCTCAGGATGCCGGGTATGCAACCGTTCAGGACTACGTCGTAGCGGTCATGACCGGCGTGGTCGAGCCCTACATGCCATCTCAGGACTCCGAGAAAGGGCGACTGATGACCGCCTAGACATGCGTGAGGCCCGGTCGAAGACCGGGCCTGATCACGAGAGAGTGTGCGGGATCGACCGCTCGCCAAAGTCTGCGATCCCTAACGTTCCAAAATTTCAAACACCCGGCTAGCTGCCGGGTCCGAACTTCCGGCGCCAACCGGAAGCTCACGAGGTAGATCGCGCCAACGATCCGCCTCACCAACCGATTTCCGCGTCCCTCACCGGGCGGGGCCTTCGGTACCACCGTCCTGCGGGACGGCTCTTTGTCGTTGCCGGTAGAAACCCGACGGAGCCCATCATACATGAGCCCCCCGGGTCTGGCCGAGTACGCCCAAATTTCGGGCGGGAGCGTGCTGTACAGCGGCGTACAGACGTCTCCGGGCCAGCCCCGTCCCCCGTTGCCGCTTCCCCTGCTGAGCAGGTGTGGGACGAGCTGGTGCGCTGGATCGCACCGCGCCGGAACGTACGTATCGACCCGGATCGTTCTCACGACTACGGCAAGTCGTCCCCGGTGGACGCCGGTGAGCCGGAGTGCCCCTACGCGCTGCACCTGACCGACGCCGATCACCGGTTCTTGTTCGTGGTGTTCGACCTGGACGTCTCCCGGCACCCGGACGGCGCGGCCGCGGTGTGGCGTGATGCCGACACCGTCACCGGCTTGCTGGACGAGGTCGGTCTCGGGCACATGGTGGTCCGGTCCGGGCCCGCGGGCGGGATCCACGTGTGGGTGCCCGTCTCGGCCGAGGAGGGCATGGACCCGGACGAGGTGGCCCGGCTGGGGCGGGCGGCCGCCCGGTGCCTGCCGACCCTGGACGTCGGTCCGCTGACCGAGCGCGGTACCGGTGCCGTGCGGCCGCCGGGGTCCCCGCACCGCGCGGGCGGCCGCGCGGAGCTGCTCTACCCGGCCGACCCGGCCGACGCGCTGATGGTGTGCGACACCGCCACCAACACCGCCGAGCGGTTCGAGGCGTTGGCGGTCGCGTTCGGCGCCCGGGAGATGGACGCCGAGGAGGAGGCCGAGGCCGTCAAGCGGGAGGGGCGCATCGACACCGCGGCGATGCGCCTGCG encodes:
- a CDS encoding MinD/ParA family ATP-binding protein, with the protein product MTSRGPNSDMPSAADLHRRDPTLTLSTHAEAGVRTGDQAPPRRPAPPAPEPEDARAEADADDTSEATVRLGPAAPERPQAPTPPSAVRPWAGDTAAPVAAPAAPSASAAPSPWAASAAALPPAPAAVPHADTPAWGPGPNAQSSVPGAGTGPDLSFLAPRTAEAAAPQPETVPGDPNSLAFVRGEAPAPAEPPRAETSADLTTDRLAITHTAPVPTSPLRRVWNRITGRQAPQVESETEAWRRAMRAGATTRTLRPQRIAVLCIKGGVGKTTVTFLLGSMLASLRGDRVIAVDANTDQGTLAGKLRTQTSKTIQDLLRKEEVRGYYDVRELTSQAPTGLEVLASNEDPGVTAALTAADYGQVIKYLDPSYSVILSDCGTGILHDVIRGEDGVLPHTGRLVIVSNTSVNGAKKAAETMDWLEKNGYRDLVRNSIVVINMVREGSQNQLDLAQMRAHFTSRAHAVVEIPLDPHLVQDGIIDMDALDVRTQDAVLHLAYLVGKEFSREEDSETSEGGSE